The window GTCTCCATCTACGACGCGGAGACCCGCTCGCAGAACTTCGGCCAGGTCCGCAACGCGTACATCCGCATCGTGAACCAGGCCGGCGGCACCGAGATCGCCCGCTACGACCTCTCGGAGGACGCGGCCACCGAGACGGCCATGGTCTTCGGCGAGCTGTACCGCAACGGCGCGGAGTGGAAGTTCCGCGCGGTGGGCCAGGGCTACGCGTCCGGCCTGACGGGCATCGCCCAGGACTTCGGCGTCAACGTCTGACAGCCGAACCCCGCCTGAACGGCACCGAAGGAGCCCCCGATCCGGCACACCCGGACCGGGGGCTCCTCCGCGTCCGCACACCCCGCCCGGGCGCCCCGGCCCGGCTAACCTGCCGCGAGTGATCATCGAACCCCTCGCCCTGACGCCGGACCACGACCTCCCCGGCCCCCTCCTCACCGAACTGACCGCGCTCTACGCGTCGAACCACGAGTTCTACGCCCTCAGCGGCGACTTCCCGGACCCCCACGACATCCGCCCGGAGCAAGTGGCGGCAGCCCTGGCCGACGAACTGACGAACCCGGACGTGGACGTCTTACTGGCCCGCAGCGCCGGCCGGCTCGTCGCCGTGGCGATCACCCTCGCCCACCACCCCGACCCGGCCGACCCGGACCCCTGGATCGGCCTGCTGCTGGTGGACGCGGAACAGCAGGGCAAGGGATACGGCAGACAGCTGGCGGCCCACATCGAGGACCGCTTCCGCGAGACGGGCCAGGACGCCGTCCGCCTGGCCGCCCTGGACAACAACCCCGCGGCCCTCTCCTTCTGGACAGCCATCGGCTACGAGACCATCGGCCACCGCAAGGACCGCCAACTGGGCCGCCCCTGCGCGGTACTGCGCAAGATCCTGCGCTAGCGAGCCCGCGGACTTCCTCGCCCCTGGGCTCCCCGACTCCCTCGAACGATGTAGCCGAAGCTCGTTCACGCGGCCGACGACCCGCTGACCTCGGCGTTCCTACGATGAGACGTGTCCAGTCCGGGCCTGCGTCCAGGCAACCGGTGCATCGGAGCGTCTCCGGGAAGCGAGTCCACCAGTGAGTCCTGCCTCCAAGAACATGGCCGAAGGGGCCGCGACCCTTCTCGCCGGCCTGGCCCTGAAACTGTTCGCCGACGGAGTGGAGATCTCGTTCGTCTCCCTCACCAAGGCCGGGGTGGTCATGATGGTCATCGGTGCGGTCCAGACACTCTTCGGCCTGTTCCAGGCGACACGGACGAGCAGCGCAAGGGGCTGACCCTGCCTCAGGGCCGGTCCGGCCTGCCTTCCCCGTAGAGCCAGTCGGCCCAGATCCGGGAGAAGTCCTCGCCCGGTGCCTTCTTCTCCACGTACGCCGTGAAGTCGTCCGTGTCCGCGTTGCCGTGACGACGAGAGGCGGCCCAGCCCTGGACGATGTCGTAGAAGGTGTCGTCTCCGACCTTCTGGCGGATCTTGTGGAGCACCATCCCGCCCCGCTCGTAGACGGGACTGTCGGAGATACGAGCCGCGCTCGGGGGCTTCGCGGGTGGAAAGGCCCAGACGGCGTCGTTGTCCTCGCGGCTGTCGAAGTAGTCGCCCTCATACAGGGCATCGAAGACGTCCTGGGCCGAGTCACCGCCGTGATCCTCCGCCCACAGCCACTCGGCGTACGTCGCGAAGCCCTCGTTCAGCCACATGTCCCGCCACGTCTTCGGGGTGACGGAGTTCCCGTACCACTGGTGGGCCAGCTCATGCACGAGCAGCTCGACACTCGGGGCACCGGGAAAAACGGGCCGGTTCTGCGTCTCCAGCGCATACCCCGCGTCGTCCTCCCGCTCGACGATCGCCCCCACGGACGAGAACGGGTACGGCCCGAAATTCAGCTCGCCCCACTCCACAACCTCGGGAATGCGCCCGAGCACCTCGCGACTCGCCTTGGCCTCTCCGGGATCCACGGCCACATACACCGGCAGCCCGTGCGGCCCCTTCGACCGGCGCACCTCGTACTCCCCCACGGCAACCGTCGCCACGTACGACGCCATCGGCTCCCCCACGTGCCAGGCGAACGAAGTCCGCCCCCGCTTCGTCACCTCACTCCGCAACTCCCCGTTGGACACGGCCTTCACCCCCTCGGGCACGGTGACGGTGATGTCATAGGTCGCCTTGTCGCTCGGATGGTGACTGCCGGGAAACCAGGCCATGGACCCGGTCGGCTCCCCCAACCCGAGGGCCCCGTCCTCCGTCCGCAGCCAGCCCTCCTCCGAACCGTCCGGGTCGGTGATCGTCTCCGGCGAACCGGAGTAACGGACAACCGTGGTGAACACGGACCCCTCATCGAGATCGTCACGCGGCCGGACGACCAACTCCTGCCCCCCACTGCGGTTGAAGCGCGCGGCCTTCCCGCCCACCTCCACCGACTCGACCTTCATCCCCTTGAGATCGAGGTCGAACGCACTCAGATCCTGCTCCGCCCGAGCCGTGATCTCCGCCTTCCCCGTCAGCCGACGCGCCTTCGGCTCGTAATCAAGGATCAGGCCGTAGTGCGTGACGTCGTACCCCCCGTTCCCGGCCTTGGGAA is drawn from Streptomyces liliifuscus and contains these coding sequences:
- a CDS encoding GNAT family N-acetyltransferase, with translation MIIEPLALTPDHDLPGPLLTELTALYASNHEFYALSGDFPDPHDIRPEQVAAALADELTNPDVDVLLARSAGRLVAVAITLAHHPDPADPDPWIGLLLVDAEQQGKGYGRQLAAHIEDRFRETGQDAVRLAALDNNPAALSFWTAIGYETIGHRKDRQLGRPCAVLRKILR
- a CDS encoding DUF5708 family protein — its product is MSPASKNMAEGAATLLAGLALKLFADGVEISFVSLTKAGVVMMVIGAVQTLFGLFQATRTSSARG
- a CDS encoding M1 family metallopeptidase, with the translated sequence MPRSVPVGPATVAVLLVLALVGCDGGVRGSAGAPGVRDPYFPKAGNGGYDVTHYGLILDYEPKARRLTGKAEITARAEQDLSAFDLDLKGMKVESVEVGGKAARFNRSGGQELVVRPRDDLDEGSVFTTVVRYSGSPETITDPDGSEEGWLRTEDGALGLGEPTGSMAWFPGSHHPSDKATYDITVTVPEGVKAVSNGELRSEVTKRGRTSFAWHVGEPMASYVATVAVGEYEVRRSKGPHGLPVYVAVDPGEAKASREVLGRIPEVVEWGELNFGPYPFSSVGAIVEREDDAGYALETQNRPVFPGAPSVELLVHELAHQWYGNSVTPKTWRDMWLNEGFATYAEWLWAEDHGGDSAQDVFDALYEGDYFDSREDNDAVWAFPPAKPPSAARISDSPVYERGGMVLHKIRQKVGDDTFYDIVQGWAASRRHGNADTDDFTAYVEKKAPGEDFSRIWADWLYGEGRPDRP